TTCCATTGCTTCCATTTGAGTAGATACGTGTGCTAACACAGTATGCTGTGTTGGGATTTCCCACTCATTCATGAAATCATCAAATTTATGCAAGATACGTTTTACACTTTCTGTCGTATCATCAACTGGGTTTAGACCAATAACGGCATCCCCAATTCCCATGGATAAACCTTCCATAAGTGTTGCCATAATTCCATCCACATCATCTGTTGGGTGATTTGGTTGGAGACGAGCAGAGAATGTTCCTGGCACACCAATGGTTGTATTTGCTGTTTTAGTAACAACAATTTTTTTAGCAGCCATGATTAAATCCATATTCCCCATTATTTTTGCAACTGCAGCAATCATTTCTGCTGTTAGTCCGTTAGAAATTCTATGAATATCATAATTTGTTGTATTTAAATCCAAGAGCCATTCTCTTAAATCAGATACCGTCCAGTTTTTAATTTGTTCAAAAGTACGTAGATTTGTATTATCTACAATAATTCTAGTTACCTCATCCTGTTCATAAGGAACAGCTGGATTATTGAATAAGTCATTTAGTGTTAAATTGGAAAGAACTACTTTAGCAGCTACTCTTTCTTCTGAGTTTTCTGCTCCTACACCTGCTAGTTGATCTCCTGATTTTTCTTCGTTCGCTTTTCCCATAACTTCCATTACCGATTTAAATTCATATGTTCGGCCGAAAAGTTTCGTTTTTAGAATCATTAATATATCCTCCTTTTTATCTAGTTAAATACAAGGGTTTTTACAACAATTGGGAGCACTGAACCGTCCCCAATTGGGTTACCAATGTCAATATAATCACCATTTCTTACATGAATACTATCTATACATACAAACGGATAATCTTTTGGAAGTTGGGCATATAGACTATGACCTAAGGCTTTCGCCATGTCTTCCTTTAGCAAGATAATAAGTGGATCTTTTTTATCAATTACCTTTTGTAATCCTATTATTAATACCCTAGCTAACTCTTGAATATAGAGATAACTTGGATTTCTAGCTCCATCTAATGCCAAACCAATGATTTGTTGTTCGCCTTCCATTTCAAACCAATTTAATTTAGATTCAATTATTTCTGGCAATTTGGACAAATCATCTATGTGTTCCTCTTCTTTTGATAATTTCAATACAGGAATATTTTGAAGGGGTAACACATTGTCTTTATAAGTAATGGTGCTTCCACTGATATCGGTCGTATGAGAACCTGCTCCTACAACGGTTGCACGAATCGTTTCCACACTTGGAATCACTTCAAATTGTTTGTGTAATTTTGAGTCGGCAATTTTTTTGCCTAATAAAATTCCAATATCTCCGTATTTAAAAATATCCTCTTTTATATCTGAGTGGATATAGTCAGCAACTCCACCTGAAAAGGAAATATATTCAATTTTACGATCTGTTTGCAAATCTTTATTGGTAATAAGAAGATCATAATAAGGGCTTTTTTCTCCTACACCCAAACTATTTTCTAAAACTTGAACCATAATAGATAGTAGTTTATTTAAATCAGTCAAGTCTATTTTGCTGTGAAGGCGGAGCTGTAATCCTTCCTTCTTAATAATTTCTGTCAATTTTGGCGAAATATAAGTGATTTCTTCTTGTTTGTTCACTTTGATGAGTCTTCCACCAATATCAAAGCACCCTGTATCCACAATATCTCCATCATGGAAGCAAACCATATTGGTCGTTCCTCCACCAACATCAAAGTTCACAGTGGTTGTATGATAACGAGTAGAATAGGAATGAGTTCCTGCTCCTTTACCCGCGATAATACTTTCTAAATCAGGTCCAGCCGTTGCGACTACAAAATCTCCAGCAAAGCCACTTAGAGCTTCTGCAACAATTCTTGCATTCTCTTTGCGGACCGTCTCACCGGTAATAATAATCGCTCCTGTTTGAATATCTTTTTTGCTAATGTTTGCTTTTTGATACTGCTCTTCTACGAATTTAGTGATTTTCTCACTATCAATTAGGTTATTTTCTAAAATAGGTGTAAAAAGAATATCACTTTTATAAATAACTTTTTTATCCGTAATTGATATCCTTGGAATCGTAAAAGCTGAAGCCATATTTTCGATATACAATTCTGATAAAACCAACTGAGTAGTAGAAGTCCCAATATCAATTCCAACGCTCAGTAACTTTTCTGCCATACCATCACTCCTTTTAAAAAAAGACGCTTAATAGAGGTACCCTAGTGGGTTCCTTATTAAGCGTCTTTGCTTTTCCCATAACTTCATCGTCATGAGTTTTTTTATTTAATTTTTAAAAGCGATTCTGAACCTTGTCCCTTGCGAACTTGAGTCTGTACTAATAATTCCATTTAGTTTACCTTCAACAAAACTAGTCACAATTTGTAACCCTAAATTATGTTGTGAACGTTCTTCAAAATCAAATCCAGAACCATTATCTTCGATAATAATTTGGATTAATTCGTTTTCTTGAGTGATTTCTACTTTTACATGAGCATTCTCTTCTATTGTATCTTCAAAAGCATGATCAAAACAATTCTGGATCAATTCATTTGTTACTAATCCTAGAGTTACTGCTTTATTACTCTCTAAGATGATTGAAGAATCAATTTCACTAGTTAATTGAACCGGTATTCCATTAGGAGATTCCGCATAAAAACGAGTCAAGTTATGTATGATTGCATCCAATACCATTTTCAGCTGTACATCGTCTTCCTTTTGTTTTGATAACAGTTCGTGTGTTGCTGCAATCGAAAGGACTCGATTTACGCTTTCATTTAGTACTTTTTTAGCTTCTGGACTTTCTGCTCTTCTCGCTTGCAGACGTAAGAGTGAAACAACGGTTTGCAAATTGTTTTTTACGCGATGATGAATTTCTTGAATGGTTACTAATTCTGAAATAATACGAGACTCTTTTGCTTTTTTATCACTAATATCTTTCATGATTTGAATAACAATCCCTCTAGATGGAAGATAAATAGTTTTAATTTTAAAATAATAAGCATCAAATTTTATCTCTTTTGACTTGAAATCTTCTGTTTTTCCGAGTGTTCCTAATTCACGGATATGCTCAAACGTTATTAAATCAAGGGCTAAATTATCGTAATGCATTCCATTGATCGCATTTAAATACCCAAAATTTTGATAGTATACATTTGCTGCCTTATTATGATGTTGTAAAAAACCATCTTTATCGAAAATAAGAATTGCATCATCAATATAATTAGTAATAGATTGATCAATGATTTCCATTTCTTCAATCACTGCACTCACTTCTTCATAGGAACGATCTCGATTAGATACCGCAAAATTTGCCTTAATATCATTACTAAGATCTTTTTCAACAATCAAAACAGCAATGGTCTTGTCTTTATATTGAATTGGGTACGTTGTTTGTTTAATCAATAGCCCTTCTTGGGTACGAGCATATAGGCCAATTGAATTTTGCGAAGTTTCTAAAGTACGTAATGGTCCTGGTTCATCTTTCCGATAAGCCGTTCTTCCTACTACTCGTTTTTCATAAATAGAAGAAGTATTGAAAGGTTTTCGATGGCATACTACAATTGCTTCACCCGTAAACACATTTCGTACATCAATAAAAACATCAAATTCATCGAAGGTACGGTTTGTTAATATAATTTGAGCTTGCTTTTCTAAATATTTAATTTCTGTTTGACTGAGCTGGGTATATTTTTCGCAAATTTTTTGAATATCTTCATCATAATGAATGTTACTCATCCAACATCACCATTAATTCAGCTACCTCAATCATTGGTACGCGCTTCTCCATACTAATATTGCGGATTTTCTTGTAAGCTTCTTCTTCAGTGATATTTTCTATTTGCATTAACTTCCCTTTTGCCTTTTCAATCACTTTTCGTTCTTCTAATTTTTGAGTTAATTTTTCTAACTCTTTAGAGAGATTTTGGACTTCTTTTCCTTTTGCCAGAGATAATTCTACCATCGGCAATAAAGATTGCTCATAGAGTGGTTTAACTAAGTAACCTAGCGCTCCAAAGGCTTTTGCTTTTGCAACATATTGTTTATCACTATACGCGGTTAGCAAGATAATTCCCGAGGTTGTTCCTTCTGCAATTATCTTTTTAGAAGCAGTTAAACCATCTAGCATCGGCATTTTAATATCCATAATAACTAAATCTGGTCTTTTTTCTTGACAGATTCGGATGGCTTCAAATCCATCTGATGCTTCCCCAACTACTTCATATCCTGAAGTTTCGAGCATATCTCGTATATCAAGTCTTGTAATTGGTTCATCATCGACTATAACGATTCTTCCATTCATTGTAACACCCCATTGTATTAACTAATTGTCATTTTTACGCGATTGAAGCCTAAGATATCTTCCATCGTTTCTAATACATCTTCCAATGCGACAATGACGGACGAAACATCTCCGGTTATGATTACTGAACCCGAAAACCTATCAACAAATCCTATTTCAATATCGGCTGCTTTTGTAGCAATATCTACTGCGATGATAGATGCTTCACTAGGAGTAATCGTCATAATTCCGATTGCATCTTCTTTCGTATTTACCACACCTAACTTGACATAAATATCAGAATCAGGTTTTGCGATTACGTGTGCAACCGTTATCTGTTTCCCCGGCACATATTCTTGTATAATTCGTTCTGTTTCTACCACCGAGTACTCCTCCTTTGCTTACATCATCAAAATGCATTTTCTAAAATAGATAGTGTATCTTCTACCGTTGGTTCAATAGGATTTGTAATCGTACAACGATCTTTAAGCGCATCTTCGGAAATTTTAAGCTTGTGTTCTTCAAAGGTTGCGCGGTCAATTCCCCAAGCTGAAAAGCTTGTTGGCATATTCATACGTTTTTCTAAGGATGTGATTGCATTCGTTAGACTACGAATCCCCATCCGTGGACTTCCCGCACTTAATCCTAACAGTTTCGCTATCTTCGTATACCTTTTGGCCGTCTCATTGAATGTATTAGAATTATTTCCTATCATACCACTATTATACCGTATTACATGAGGTAATAAAATACCATTCAAGCGTCCGTGAGCAATATGGAAACGTGCGCCAGCAGCATGAGCAATTCCGTGACTAATTCCTAAAGATACTAAATTGAAAGCCATTCCTGCCATGCAAGAAGCGATATGCATTTTTTCTCGTGCTTCCTTATCTTGTCCATCGCGGTAAGCTCTTTCTAGATAATCAAAAACGTAGACAATTGCTTTTTCAGCTAGCATATTGGACATTTCATTTGCTTCTGTAGAGACATATGCTTCAAGAGCATGTGTTAATACATCAATTCCTGTATCGGCTGTTTGTACAGGTGGAAGTCCCATAACGATGGAAACATCCAAAATAGCTTCTGTTGGTAAAATGTCATCACTAATTAAAGGATATTTCACCATTTTTTCAGCATCAGTAATAATAGAAAAATTTGTTACTTCAGAACCCGTTCCACTTGTGGTAGGGATCACGATGAAAGGTATTTTTTCAAAAATTTCACTTTGTAATCCAAAATAAAGAATTGCTTTTGCAGCATCAATAGCCGACCCTCCACCTAAAGCTAGAATCATGGTTGGATGGTATTGTTTTGTTTTTTCTAATCCTGAAACAATCGTGTCGATTGGTGGATCAGGAACAACTTCTGAAAACACCATTGTTTCCACACTTGATGAAAAATGATTCATTACAGTCTCCAGAATTTCTGACTGAGCAATAAACTGATCGGTTACAATCAATACTCTTTCATTTTCAAATTCTTCAAGACGTTTTAGACTATTTTCACCTGTGTATAAAGTAGTTCCAAATCTAATTTTATCCATTTTCAGCCTCCTTCCTACAAAAAAAGCCGCAAGTAATAGAGTATCTATACTGATACTTCTTTACTTACGGCTTCGTCGCTCGTATTTGATTAGCACGCCCTTGTGCTCTAACTACTTCTAAATGTACTATTACAATGGACACTTGTCAATACTTTTTTGAAAAACGCTTGCATGTTTAATCTTTTAGATCTGCTTTTGTGATTTCCGTATGGAAAACTCGTCCACTTCTTTCATATAGCACGTCTTTCACATTCTCTTCTGCATTTGCAACTCTAGCAATAGCAAAGAAATAATCGGAGAGACGATTGATAAATTTTAAAACTTCTCCATTCATATCATTGGTCCATTGGAAACTAACAATTTCCCGTTCTGCTCTTCTGGCAACCGTTCGAGCAAAATGAAGCACGCTAGCTAATTGCGTTCCTCCTGGCAAAATAAATGATTCAACGGTAGGCGGAATTGCTGCATACTCGTCAATTCTACTTTCTAGCCACAACGTCAGCTCTTCATCTACACGATACGGATTTTTCCCATGGGGAGTTGCTAGATCATTTCCACAATCAAATAGATATTGTTGGATGGTCATCAGTTCTTCCTTTAAATCAGAAGAAATTCCATCCACACTTGCAGCCATTCCTACGACACTATTCAATTCGTCTACTGTTCCGTATGCGATAACTCGTTCTGCATCTTTAGCCAGTTTCATTCCGCCGACAACACTGGTGTAGCCTTTGTCACCGGTTCTTGTATATATTTGCATCAGATTGCCTCCTCATTTAAATATTTTATTAGTACGTCCATTCCGATATCTTCTACAGCTGAGACTTTAAATATTTTATTTACTCCAGCTAGTTCTAGACGTTGTTCTGCTTCTTTTATTTGTTTATCATCACATAAATCAATTTGAGTAATAATTCCGATACTAGGCTTCATAAAGTTTTGAGCAAAACCCGGTGAAAAGACTTGTTCTTCTTCCACGCAGTTAGAGACCAAACCAATAATTTCTGCTTCTACTGCCATCATTTGTAAGGCATTATAAAAACGTCGATGTTGAATAAATTCTCCAGGAGTATCGATCATTTGCGGATAAAATTCTACTGCTTGTGTTTTATTATAATGAAGTTCTTTTCCAACTATTTTTTGGCAAAGTGTTGTTTTACCGCATCCAATTGAGCCAATGAACATGATTTTTTTCATTTAGTCACCCTCTTTACTTTAGGTGCGAGTTATTTTTGTAATACTAAACCCCATTAATTTTTCTAAATAATCGATTGACTCTTGCATGGCCATTTCTACTGAGGCAACGTCGCCTAAAATAAAAACTGAACCACTAAATCGATCTACGAAACCAATCTTTATTGCCGCAGCTTTTTTGGCAATATCCACGGCAATAATGGAAACTTCACTCGGAGTGATCGTCATGATTCCGATTGCCTGATAATACTCATCTTGTAATCCCAGTTTATCAAAAATCCGTTTATCAGGACTTGCAATAATATGAGCCAAAGTTACTTGTTTACCGGGAACAGATTCAAATATTTTTCTATCTTTAATTGTCATTTTTTCCGCCCCTCATTTTCAAGATGAAAGCGCAACACACATATTTATAGTATTTCTAAAAAAAAAGAAAGTCAAGACAGGAATAAAAAAACATGAGTCTAGGCGTTTTTTAAACAACAAAAAAGACCGTTTTCCGGTCTTTTTTCTTTGGAAAATATTAGTTGGTTTATTCTAAATTAAACTCTACGAAATCGTCTTCTTGAAGCTCTACATCAGCAGCACCAACCATGGACTCTTCCCCATTGATATCAAATAGCCAATATTTGTTAGCTTCATTATCTTGTTCCTGCCCATTGATTGAAGTTATAAAATCATTGTCTTCTTCAATATCAAAATTAGCTTTCATTGCTTCTAATAAAGTGGTTCCTTCTTCTAATTCTAGACTCTTTGTACCGTCCTCTATTAACTTTCCATCTTCCATTACACTAATCGTTACAGAAATTGCGTTTTCATTCTTTATCGATGAACTTATTTCTATGTTCGACTGAGTTTCTGCTGAATTTGCAGCATTATTTCCTGCATCAGCACAACCTGTTAAAATAAATCCTGCGGCGAATAGTATCCATAGTTTTTTCATAATTTACAACATCCTTATCCTTTTTAATTAATTAAAATATTAGAACTGAATAGGCGTCATTGCCCATTGTTATTCATCATTGAAAAACAGTTCCAATTATACTTGATAGAATTCCTCATTTTGCTAAAAATGAAGCTGTTTTGGGTATAAAAAAAGTCTATGCTCCATTACATAGACTACTACGACACTGTTTTACCTCGAAACAGGATGCGCATGCATGATTAGCAAGCTAAGATAAAGATCTGACTCCATATGTTGCCATATGATTACAGTGGCGGGACCGTCTTGGGATTGAACCAAACTTCCATATCTTAGTTGTCTTAGAATGGTACTTCTATCAATTCCTATAATAGTCCAATCCTTCTTCTTTTGCAAGCTTCTTCTTTTTTATTTTAAATAGAGATATATTTATCATAAAAAAGACAGAGTACATTCTTGGTAATGTACTCTGTCTTTTTATATTTTATTTCTTTATAAATGAGTTCGAAGTCGATCCTGGCGCATTTAAACTCTTTAAAACGAGTCGGACCTCAATACCTTCGAGACGCTTTGCAAGTCCTTCAGTTCCTGCGGATTCGCCATTTTTAGCCCAACCCAACCATCCATAACTTTGTGCATGGACACGATAGTAAACATCATAGTGTTGTGCCATTTCTTCGGTTAGTTTTATTTCAATCCCTTCTAGCCGTAATGCTTTTCCTTGTGTTCCACTCATTTTCCAGTCAGCTTTCCAATCTTGCCAGCCGACTTTTTCTACATGCGTTCTGTACTCAATTCCACCAGTCAAAGATGGATCATAAATATTCATCAAGATTCCTTCTAAACGAAGAGCTTTTCCAGACGTTCCACTCATGACACCGTTAGAAACTACTTTTTGCCATCCTTGTTTTTGTACGTGAGTAGAATAATTAACAATTGGTTTACTCTTTACATAACTTCGTTTGGTATTTTCAGGAGCTTTTTCACCTTTTTTGACTAAAATAATTTCAATTCCTTCTAGTCTTTTAGCTAAACCTTCTGTTCCTGCGGATTCACCATTTTTTGCCCAGTCTAGCCAACCAAAACTTTGTGCATGGACACGGTAATAAAGGTCATACTGTTTGGCAACTTCACCAGTCAAATTCAAACGGATTGCCTCTAAACGTTTTGCTTGCCCTTCTGTTCCACTCATTGTGCCGTCATTTACTTTCGACATCCAACCATATGATTGAACATGGGTTTGATATTCAATTCCACCGCTATAGGGTAGGTTTTCTAAAGACACTTTAATGCCTTCCAAACGTTTGGATTGACCAGTAGTACCAGCCATTTCCCCATTCTCAACTTCTTCTTGCCAACCAATTAATTGGACATGAGTGGAATATGTAACACTCGGTACAAGTGTTGTTACTTTAGTAGATACAGTCTTCATACCTACCTTTGCTGTAATTACAGCGGTTCCCTCTGAAAGAGCTTGGATATTTCCATTTTTATCAACAGAGACCACTTTAGGAGCATCACTGCTCCATATTACATTTTTGTTATCGGTTGTATCAACTGGATCATAAGTAACAACCAGTTTTTCTTTTTTACCTTGAAGAATTGAAAAGTCATTTTTATTTAAAATAATTTCTTGAAGAGGTGCTTTCACGGTTACTTCTATTTTGGAACTTAAAGTTCCTATATTAGCAGTAATGATTGCCTCTCCTGGAGCATGCGCCACCATGTTTCCTTTTTGATCAACTGTAATTACTTTCTCATCGCTACTGTCCCACTCAATCGTATAATCCGGATTGTCTTGAGCCGTTACGGAAGTTTTTAATTGATAGGTTTTCCCTTTATTCATCGTTTTAATTTTGTTACTAATTTCAAAAGTCAGAATTTCGGGATTATTTTACCGTAATCGTTGCTTGTTTTTCTACTGTGGCACCATCAGAGTCAATAATCCGGTAGGTAATAAAGTACGTTCCTCGCTTGGTATAGTCAAGGCCACTGTCATCTACTTCAACTTTTTCTGTAAGGTCGCCATCTTCTAGATCCGTAGCCGTTACATTTTCAAATAAATCAATTTCCTCTCCAATAGAAAACGTTAGATCCTTTACTCCCATTAATTCGGGAGCATGATGAATGACACCAGATGGAGACATAATGTGAGGGTCCACTTCAAAAGACTTCTTAATTGTGTGACCAAAAACAGTTGCCCAGGTTACATCGAAAGTAGTTGCCTTTTGAATTTCAATATCATTCACAATAAAACTTCCGTCAGGGAGAACCTCAACTGGATGACCGTTCACAAACATATCTGCGATAGCCAAAGTATGTCCTGTCATAGTAAGGATACCATCTACCGATTTTACAGGTTCTTCTCCAAATTCAATCGGAATATTTGTTATGACTTCATTTGTAGAGGTAATATTTCCAAAATGATTGTTTCCCAGAACAATCGCTATTCCATTAACAAGTTGGGGATGGTCTTCAAAATAAATGGAATGATTAAATAGTGTTCCTTTACTCGTTACTTCATTTGCATACAAAGCACCCAATACATAAATATCCCCTAAAACCGTAACATTGGATAAAGTAAGTACAGCTTCTGCCCCTATGTAAATATCACCATCAATGGTTTGATCGGTAAGGGAAGCACTTTTGTGAAAGACTACACCAAAATCCGTTATAGAAAAAGGTGTGTCTGTTGTCTGCTCACTACTAAAAGTACTGATTGATTTAGGTTGAATTACTTTAAAATCTAGATTGCTGAAAGGATTGCTTTCATCACTTACAGAAACTCGTACAGATTCTTCTTCATTTAATGCAATTATAATTTCAGAAATTTGCCAATCTCCAGAATAATTAGAGCCTTCTTCTAATAAAAAAGAGCCTTCAAACAGATGAACTCCTTTCTCAGGAATTAACGGTACCTCGGTTTCTATCATTCCATTTTCAAGTATCATATTGATAGAAAGTGCTTCTATATCTTCAGGAAGCTTCCACTCAAATATTACTTCTTCACCCACTAGAAATATATTTGATGAAATTATTAAATCTTGATTTGCTAGTGATTTTAAAAGTTTTTCTTTAACTTTAACTTCTACTTTATTTTCATTCGTTAAGCTAACCTCTTCTGATGGTACATCATCAACTTCTGATGCCCACACTACGAGAGGAGTAAAATAGTTTAAAAATAAAGAAAGTGCTAAAATGCTTTTCATTTTTTTCATTCAATGATCTCCTATTCAAATAATAAGTATATTGCTTCTTTATTTTATACTACTTTTATCTTATTTAATAGACTATTCTAGATTTAATTTAATTATATTTTGGGAAGAAGCTACTGAACTCGAATTTTATAAGTGAGTCAGAAGTAGAAAATACAATAATAAACCACCTCCTAAAAAATAAGAAGTGGTTTATTATACTCTATATCAACAATCCCTCTCGTCGTTGTTGTAATCGATAAGCAATTTCAGGAATATTCGAAATGGCATAATCTGCAATCCTTTCAGCTGAGGCTGTTTTACCTTCTTGATCGATTACTTTTACTCCACCATGAATGGGTTTTGTTTTCCAATACATGGCATATTCAAATTCATCTCGTTCGGCCCAGATGTAAGGGGTTGGTAAAAATCCAGAAGCAAAAATCGTATAAAAACCTTCTGCCGAATAAGGATCTGAAATATGCGTTTCAATTGCTTGCAATAGAATTTGAACATCTTTTACTAGTTTTTTTGTCCGTTCTAGAACATCTTCATTTTGGCTCATATCTTCTATCAAGCCTGCTCTACGTAGTTTTCGATATTCTTGAATAGCATACTGCGTAATTTGTACGCTTTCATTGATGATCGGTGGATTGGCCAAATGAGATGCTTCAGAATAACTTACTACATGAAGAAGCGGTGGACTCTGCTCATTGTGTGGCTCAATGTCATCAACCAAGGCAGAAACAGCTGCTAATTGAATCCTTGCCTGCTCCAAATCAGGTGAAAAATAATCGAGACCGGCTCGTGGTTGAAGCAACCCTCTAAAATTTTCATCTTCTAACTGTTTGACCAATTGAAGGGCCGCTCGTGCTTTGGCTAAATCCTGAACTCCCCACGTATATCGAGGTGTGTTTAACATCACTTGTAAAATAAAAGTGTGTATCCCATTTTTTTTAGCCAACGTAGCAGCAAGCACCGCAGATAATACATAAGTTGTATCGTCGGAACCACGAAAAGCAAAATGATGGGGCGTATTCGGTTCAAATGGTTTTCCTGTTGAAGCAATGTATTGAATGGTTTCAATATGTGCTTTTAGGTTTGCATAAACATCTAGCGGTCCACGGCCATCCATTTTATTAAACCACCATAAAGACAAAGCATGCCAAGCAATATTTAAATGGCTCTCGTAGATCATTGCCATTGGAGTAATATTTTGTGTGCCAGAATACGTTCGCACCAGCATCGGACTCGCTGCTTCAGCAATTTGTCGAAATTCTTCTGGACTATTTACCGGTACTCCTCCCCCATTTGAACGTCCTTCCCACTCTTCTCCAAAATTTGATTGAGACAACTGGGAACTTCCAATGGAAAGAATATCTAGATATTTCGTATCCGCTAAATGTGTACACCAACTTAGAAATTCTTTTACATTTTCCTCTCGGCTAACCATAGAAGAATAGGGACCCACGTGGGCTCGCATAAGTGGTGGAAAACTTTCCGTCATCGTCGCTTGCACTCGTTTCAAAACGGAATCATCCATCGTTCCAAATTCTGGATACGAGGCTCGCTGAACTGGTTGAAAGTCTAGGTAGGCTTTCTTTTTGACTAATTTTTTTCCAAATTGAAGTAAGGCTTCATCGTATTTGCTGCCTTCTTTCATTTCTTTCGGAATCCGTTCTGGTGGTACACCATATTTTTCCAGCGTTTCTTGTGGTGTTTCACTCCCTTGAAAGGTTAAAACGAAACGATCATGCTCTTCTTGAA
The Jeotgalibaca sp. MA1X17-3 genome window above contains:
- a CDS encoding ethanolamine ammonia-lyase subunit EutB codes for the protein MILKTKLFGRTYEFKSVMEVMGKANEEKSGDQLAGVGAENSEERVAAKVVLSNLTLNDLFNNPAVPYEQDEVTRIIVDNTNLRTFEQIKNWTVSDLREWLLDLNTTNYDIHRISNGLTAEMIAAVAKIMGNMDLIMAAKKIVVTKTANTTIGVPGTFSARLQPNHPTDDVDGIMATLMEGLSMGIGDAVIGLNPVDDTTESVKRILHKFDDFMNEWEIPTQHTVLAHVSTQMEAMEQGAPTGLVFQSIAGSEKANTAFGISGSMIREANDMALKMGTAVGPNVMYFETGQGSELSSDANHNVDQVTMEARCYGFAKEYDPFMVNTVVGFIGPEYLYDSQQVIRAGLEDHFMGKLSGISMGVDVCYTNHMKADQNDAENLAVLLAVAGVNFIMGIPNADDVMLNYQTTGFHETASIRQMLDLRPTKEFDEWMEKMGFSENGRLTERAGDASAFLKQK
- the eutA gene encoding ethanolamine ammonia-lyase reactivating factor EutA, whose amino-acid sequence is MAEKLLSVGIDIGTSTTQLVLSELYIENMASAFTIPRISITDKKVIYKSDILFTPILENNLIDSEKITKFVEEQYQKANISKKDIQTGAIIITGETVRKENARIVAEALSGFAGDFVVATAGPDLESIIAGKGAGTHSYSTRYHTTTVNFDVGGGTTNMVCFHDGDIVDTGCFDIGGRLIKVNKQEEITYISPKLTEIIKKEGLQLRLHSKIDLTDLNKLLSIMVQVLENSLGVGEKSPYYDLLITNKDLQTDRKIEYISFSGGVADYIHSDIKEDIFKYGDIGILLGKKIADSKLHKQFEVIPSVETIRATVVGAGSHTTDISGSTITYKDNVLPLQNIPVLKLSKEEEHIDDLSKLPEIIESKLNWFEMEGEQQIIGLALDGARNPSYLYIQELARVLIIGLQKVIDKKDPLIILLKEDMAKALGHSLYAQLPKDYPFVCIDSIHVRNGDYIDIGNPIGDGSVLPIVVKTLVFN
- a CDS encoding sensor histidine kinase, producing the protein MSNIHYDEDIQKICEKYTQLSQTEIKYLEKQAQIILTNRTFDEFDVFIDVRNVFTGEAIVVCHRKPFNTSSIYEKRVVGRTAYRKDEPGPLRTLETSQNSIGLYARTQEGLLIKQTTYPIQYKDKTIAVLIVEKDLSNDIKANFAVSNRDRSYEEVSAVIEEMEIIDQSITNYIDDAILIFDKDGFLQHHNKAANVYYQNFGYLNAINGMHYDNLALDLITFEHIRELGTLGKTEDFKSKEIKFDAYYFKIKTIYLPSRGIVIQIMKDISDKKAKESRIISELVTIQEIHHRVKNNLQTVVSLLRLQARRAESPEAKKVLNESVNRVLSIAATHELLSKQKEDDVQLKMVLDAIIHNLTRFYAESPNGIPVQLTSEIDSSIILESNKAVTLGLVTNELIQNCFDHAFEDTIEENAHVKVEITQENELIQIIIEDNGSGFDFEERSQHNLGLQIVTSFVEGKLNGIISTDSSSQGTRFRIAFKN
- a CDS encoding ANTAR domain-containing response regulator — translated: MNGRIVIVDDEPITRLDIRDMLETSGYEVVGEASDGFEAIRICQEKRPDLVIMDIKMPMLDGLTASKKIIAEGTTSGIILLTAYSDKQYVAKAKAFGALGYLVKPLYEQSLLPMVELSLAKGKEVQNLSKELEKLTQKLEERKVIEKAKGKLMQIENITEEEAYKKIRNISMEKRVPMIEVAELMVMLDE
- a CDS encoding BMC domain-containing protein, with product MVETERIIQEYVPGKQITVAHVIAKPDSDIYVKLGVVNTKEDAIGIMTITPSEASIIAVDIATKAADIEIGFVDRFSGSVIITGDVSSVIVALEDVLETMEDILGFNRVKMTIS
- a CDS encoding 1-propanol dehydrogenase PduQ — encoded protein: MDKIRFGTTLYTGENSLKRLEEFENERVLIVTDQFIAQSEILETVMNHFSSSVETMVFSEVVPDPPIDTIVSGLEKTKQYHPTMILALGGGSAIDAAKAILYFGLQSEIFEKIPFIVIPTTSGTGSEVTNFSIITDAEKMVKYPLISDDILPTEAILDVSIVMGLPPVQTADTGIDVLTHALEAYVSTEANEMSNMLAEKAIVYVFDYLERAYRDGQDKEAREKMHIASCMAGMAFNLVSLGISHGIAHAAGARFHIAHGRLNGILLPHVIRYNSGMIGNNSNTFNETAKRYTKIAKLLGLSAGSPRMGIRSLTNAITSLEKRMNMPTSFSAWGIDRATFEEHKLKISEDALKDRCTITNPIEPTVEDTLSILENAF
- a CDS encoding cob(I)yrinic acid a,c-diamide adenosyltransferase — protein: MQIYTRTGDKGYTSVVGGMKLAKDAERVIAYGTVDELNSVVGMAASVDGISSDLKEELMTIQQYLFDCGNDLATPHGKNPYRVDEELTLWLESRIDEYAAIPPTVESFILPGGTQLASVLHFARTVARRAEREIVSFQWTNDMNGEVLKFINRLSDYFFAIARVANAEENVKDVLYERSGRVFHTEITKADLKD
- a CDS encoding EutP/PduV family microcompartment system protein — its product is MKKIMFIGSIGCGKTTLCQKIVGKELHYNKTQAVEFYPQMIDTPGEFIQHRRFYNALQMMAVEAEIIGLVSNCVEEEQVFSPGFAQNFMKPSIGIITQIDLCDDKQIKEAEQRLELAGVNKIFKVSAVEDIGMDVLIKYLNEEAI
- a CDS encoding BMC domain-containing protein, which produces MTIKDRKIFESVPGKQVTLAHIIASPDKRIFDKLGLQDEYYQAIGIMTITPSEVSIIAVDIAKKAAAIKIGFVDRFSGSVFILGDVASVEMAMQESIDYLEKLMGFSITKITRT